One Arachis hypogaea cultivar Tifrunner chromosome 2, arahy.Tifrunner.gnm2.J5K5, whole genome shotgun sequence genomic window, tttaaattataaaaaattaattaaaaatttaataaaactatatgAATCGAGAGAATAATTAAACAGAATTAGTAATCAAGAAAAGTTGAATAATTTGCAAAAATTTTAATGTCAAAGTAGTTAAAGATATACAAAAATGCTCCATGCAGAAATTTGTGGCAACAAAATTATCAAGTTCACATTCTCATTTCTAAGTTCTAACTTTCAGAAGCATCCAAATATAACTTTGAAGATAGATAGATTGAAAAGCTAAAGAATAATATAAGGTTACACATTACAATATTGCAGctagaaaagtaaaagagaaaacaCAATTTAAACAAAAACTGAAGGGAACAACCCTTTTGGCTCAGAACATTTTTGTTTTGTGGTTTGCACTTTGCACACCATTTGAGGCTTGTAAACTGCCATATAAATGTGCCTTAAATGGCTCATTTCAATGAGGAAAATTTAAACCAAAGAAGCTTTTTATATTACAAGTAACATACAAGTTCACAAGATGAAACTGAAaagccttttttctttttctttctaggcTTCTGTCATTTGGTATTTACCTAGAAACTTAGCTAAAGCAGAAAACACAAGTATGCAAGCTTTCTTCGCCGCCTGCTCGGCTCCTTCGACAAGTTTGAGGACATGTCTTGGGGTACAATggtgtttatttttttcttatcacTTGACTTATTAGGGTCGTCTAGAGACATATCTTGAACCGAATCAAATTTTAGTTGCTTGTTATTGCATATTGTTTGGTCCAAAGTTACCATATCTTTCGATAAGGCCGGCGTTGTTGCTCTCTTCTCCGGTGATGTTGGTATGTTAGAATCTACTGCATTTGAGTTAGAATTTGTTCCTGTGTACCTGAGGGAGCCAAAACAAAACAATAATTCAATATAAAAGCAAGAACTATGTAAAGAGTAAATACTCAGTTTGGTTTCTGACGATTTTCACATTGGTTAGTTTCATTCCTTACCAGTTACCAATGACTATTACCCTCAACTTGGTCCCTAACAATTTTTGTTAATGACGACGACAACTCAAAAGTTGGTGAGAGATGATATCATCATATGCAAAAATTGTCAGGTACCAAACTAGGATTCAATCTTGTGTAGTATAATTCCACAACCACAATTAACCAGGTGATAGTTGTGTACTACTAGAAGTTAACTTCCAAATCCCAAAGAAACCAAGTAGAAGAACACaaaatcatatgcatgcataaactTTTATTCCTTTAAACAAGCATAGATAGTAACATCACCTGAAGTCAGAGTTAATGCTAGTTGCTTCTTGCGAAGTTCCCTCCGGTATATCCCTATTTGTTACTTCAACAGCAACCTCATTTCTTGAACTTGGGCTAGTAAACTCTGCTGAATGCAGATCAACCCAGCCATCATTGTTCATCGAAGGAGGCTTCTCGGTTGGAAAGCTAAAAGAGGATGTACGCGAATGAAGCTTGTATTGCCGAACCACTGAAATAGCCTTGTCTAGTGTTTCTAGAGCTTGTGCTACCTCTGAGCTGATATATACACTCTTTGTGCTCTTCAACACACTAATGTCAACTTCCTCTTTTGGAATGTCATTTACTTCCTTATCCTCCTCTGCAATTTGTATAATTTCTTCACTATCTACTTCAATGATCTCACTGAATGTTTTGCTGCTATCTGCTACTACTCCATTCACCACCATCGACGTGGTACTATTTGCATATCGATTGCTCTTATCCTCTTCAGCTGCAACCTTTGCCTTATCTTGCTTACTTTCAATAAGGTCCTCTTCAGCAGGGAGAATATCCGCATCTTGTTTAAGCTCAAGCTCTTCATTGACCTTAGCCTTTGATCCGTTACTGCTATATAGAGATTCACGAATTCTGACATATAATGGATCCCCCAATGCCTTGCTCAATTCTTCTTCACCATGGCTCATCATAGAAGCCACAGTCTGCATCAAAATGAgagtaatgatgatgataattaaAGAATCCACAGGGTAGATGATTTAGTCACAGAATATATTAGATGATGAACATTTTATTAACTTATGCTTCTTTGTTATGAATGAAGTACTATGGATAACATAAACTAGTAACAAAGTAAATATCAGTCGAatctgaaataaaagaaattgatatCTGGAGAAACTCTGCGACCTTCTTGTAAAGCCTGAAACCATTGCCAATCAACTGCCTTGAAATGAAGTTTATGAGAGATGGAGGCACAAAATCCAGCTTTATGTCCATATTTGCTATTGTCCTACAAAATTTGAAGTCTTTCAATCAGGTTTGCttaattaaaaatacattttCATTTCGGTAGCTTCCTTAAACCAATTAGATAACAAGGCAGGTTTAACATTCAAATTTCTATTATAAACTACCAAAGTTGGAAACAAAAGCAAGCTACGAACAGGAACCGATGGCATCACTTAAATTTAGTAATTTCTTATGTTTGAGCAGATTTAAAACTCACCGAAAGTAACTTCTTTCTGATGTCACCTTCTGCAATGCAAATCCCCCTACCAAATCAACTCTCACAACATCCTTTGCTTCAGGAATCACCTCATTCAAACCGTTGATGGTCGAATTGACACCATTTGACTCAGGAACCTGAAACCAAATTAAGTACAAATTCCTTGAAGCTTAGAACTAGTTTAGAATTAACATTTTCCAAAAgaagtgaaaaaaaagaagagttagTCAGTTGCCTACCGAATTTGTAAGAACGACTATTAAGTCATCTTGAAAGTACTCAAACAGATAGTAGTACACTATAGCCTCCCTCATAGACAGTGGCCATGAAACCTTCATCCTTTCTTCCAAAATTCAGAGTAAAATCAGCATTCGAAAGTGAAGCTTTTCGTCACagtaaaggaaaattaaaaaggcTAATCGTGACAAACCTCACTAGTGATATTTGTTCCCCAATCCGGACCTTGTGCAAACATTCGCATGCTAGGATTTTGAAAGTTGGAACAGTAGATTGAGGCCACCTGATGAATGAAATTTGCGAAAAACAACAAAGTATCAGTTAGATTTGTATACTGATTACATTACTCGAATTCGAGATAAAGCATTCTGGAGTATAAAAAACAACCCCCCATATCCAGCTCATAACAAAAAATCGATACTAGTGCTGACTGTTGCATTGAGACTAACACATAGAAAACTAGAGGCACATATTACAATTTTATGAACATGGTTCTCACCATTTTTTGTAGAGAGAGGCCTCCCATGAGATGCATAAACCTGTAATGACAAAAAGAACTTGTTAAGGGATGCATATTGAAATCAATAGGACAGCATTTTTTAACACAAGAGTGGTGCTACTAATCCATTATGACTCACAAACATCAAGAGGTGCATCTACATAGCCTTCAACTAGCAATGTATGAAACGGAGTTCCCTCTGGTCCTTCCCGATACATGACACGGAACTCATCAGTATCTTGTTTTAACTGTTGAAAGAagtgaaattatgaatattgacagAATAACTTGATTGAACATGGCAAGTATCTTCATATTCATCCAAAAGCGTGAAAGGAGTTAGGCTTGAAAGATAACATGAGATTGTATTAGTCCAATGAATTGTAAATATA contains:
- the LOC112757379 gene encoding uncharacterized protein; translated protein: MEKKQKIVQYRERLDRTLASPDLTNDEMLKRLVESQLVCSSEQEVEGYKQKLVEMKTAEISNFLDMLRSASSDDSGRSNTSHADWKLKQDTDEFRVMYREGPEGTPFHTLLVEGYVDAPLDVCLCISWEASLYKKWWPQSTVPTFKILACECLHKVRIGEQISLVRMKVSWPLSMREAIVYYYLFEYFQDDLIVVLTNSVPESNGVNSTINGLNEVIPEAKDVVRVDLVGGFALQKVTSERSYFRTIANMDIKLDFVPPSLINFISRQLIGNGFRLYKKTVASMMSHGEEELSKALGDPLYVRIRESLYSSNGSKAKVNEELELKQDADILPAEEDLIESKQDKAKVAAEEDKSNRYANSTTSMVVNGVVADSSKTFSEIIEVDSEEIIQIAEEDKEVNDIPKEEVDISVLKSTKSVYISSEVAQALETLDKAISVVRQYKLHSRTSSFSFPTEKPPSMNNDGWVDLHSAEFTSPSSRNEVAVEVTNRDIPEGTSQEATSINSDFRYTGTNSNSNAVDSNIPTSPEKRATTPALSKDMVTLDQTICNNKQLKFDSVQDMSLDDPNKSSDKKKINTIVPQDMSSNLSKEPSRRRRKLAYLCFLL